TTGAGATATTAAAAGAGATCGAAAATCTGTGTTGATAAGAAAGAACGTAAATTGAAAATAGGCTAGGGTTGCCAGTGGTGCAATTGTCCTGTGGACCATGCTGGCTCCGCTTTTGCTCACAAAGTTTTTTTTTGTCATAAATATAATCGGATTTATGCTAGAAGCTTGAATTGTACAATGATTTAATTAGCTTGAACAGGCTGGGACTAATATGGATTCTAAGGACTTTTCTAAGTCTCTCTAAAGAGGGGAAGATAGCCGGTCTAGCCTGTGTAGACCTGCAGCATGGTATACGAATGGGACTCATATCAGCCTTGATGTGCTTCACTTGCTATAAAAATGTAAGTACGGGTAATCCGTCAGCCTCAAGCCGATGACTGCGAAAGATTTGGTTCATATCCTAGAAATGCAGCCTTCATTAGCTTAAACAACTAAAAAAAGGTGCCTTGTAAATGAAATGTATACTTACTTTGAGGTAGGTGTCGATAGCTCGGTACAACCCGTCATCTACTATACGAGCGTGGTTAGGAAGAGCTCCGGCAAGTGAAATGAACTCCAACAGTGACAAATTTGTGTCAAGAGCAGTTTCTGCAAGGTAAGCATCAATTAGTCTCGCAACCTTAACCAGAGAAGTCCCGCTCTTTGACACTTCATCAAGGTTGAGAAACCTATGCACCAAACGAAGAACAAGTTCAACATCCAGCAAAGTCCCACAAGTATGATCGAAAGCAGGTATCATTAACTCTTTCAGAGTCGCTTGATCGAGTTGCAATGAAATCCTTTTCTCAAGTTCAGCTCGATAGTTCATCTCAACTCCAACCATATTCGCCGTTCGGAGAAGTCTCAGCAAGAAGTCACAAGGTACGGAGTTTTTCTCAGAAGGAAGTATTCCAACTAAAGTCTCAACAAAGAATCTCTTCTTCATCCACAAAGCTGTAACACTCTCAGGTGAACCTGTCAAAGTTGCCGGACTTTTCATGGGTTCTTCGGTTGAAAGATCAGGGAGCCATTTCGATGCATAATTCGCTATAATAGATGAAATCAGATCAGGTCTTACACCTTTCTCTTTAATGACGTATAGGTTTTTAATGAAGTGATCCATGTCAAGAATACATGCATCGTCGAACCAGAATTTTCTCGTGTATTTCGTAGGTGATGTTGTAGAGATGACTGTAGAATCAGCAGGTGGTGAAACCTTCTTCATTGTTTTGCTTAACAGTACTGGAGGAAATTTCAGGTTTTATAATGGGAATGAACTTGCGAAGCGGATATAAAGAAAATGAAGTGACATGAAGCAGATATAAGAGTTAGAACCACATAAAAGGTAATTCAGGAGAGCTGTCGTTTAAACGGTAACTTGGGATATCTTGGATTGCGTTTTGGAATGGCTTTTAAGCTGAAAATGAAATGTAGATAATAAGCCAATGGAAAAGACAAATGAAATTAAAACTCATACAGCTATATTCCTTGGCATCGAGCTGGAAGTCTCAATCTAGGACTCTCAGATTGGCGAATCGACGTTGCAGTACACAGGCATGTGGCATTGATGAGCATGGAAGTTTGTTATGCAATTTTGTCtctctagattttttttcttaCCGTTGTAGTAGCTGTTTTTGTTTCCACAGATAGGTTTATTACAGTGTCTGAAACACTGAAATTAATTCAGATGTGTACACATATAATGAGTACATTCAGATGTGTACACATATAATGAGTACTGGCCACTGAAAGAAAGATGTACGTACTTGTTCAATGATGTTGCATTAATTTCGAACCGAATTAGctgaaatttttgatgtgtacacAAATACGGTTCATGTTGATAGGGTTGCACGCTCCGGCCGGGATCCCCTATGGAGGTCCATATATCTGTCTCTCTCACAAAAATAAGCGTCTCCGTGACCCTTTtggaagaattaatatatgtcaacCAAAACGAATATGGAATAAAGGGATAAGAAACTGAGATTTATCAAGAGAGACAGAGAACGGCATTAAATAGTTGACAGTTCCATCCATGCAATGAAATGTCACATAGATCAAGCTGATACTCTCTACAGTGAATACTAGTAAAAAATCAATATCACGTGGCTATTCTGTGATCTCAGAGGTGTCTGGTTTGTATGTGAATCCAAAGGTTATGTTAAAATAAACATTTCGAGATAGAGTTGTTGGCATTGTACGTGGCTAAGTCTGTTGTCTCACATATCCAGATGCCCTAGCTGTGGAGGTAATATCTTCATCTCTTGAGTGAATATCTTCTAGTCTGTTGGGACTAATCTCCCCGTGAACCTCTCAGGACTGCTACTTGTTGGTACATTGTAGTAAACTATGTGGTCCTTGTAACCGGGCCATGCAAAtaactatatattcttatatagTTTGCATATTTTCGATTAAACTTTTGGCTCATCTTTGGAACTTGCTTAATTTGCATTTCTTTCTCTCTGGCTTCTTTATGTCCATGATTGCTATTACGATCAAATGTGATCAGACAATGTCACAATATTGTGAATCCAACATTTGtatattctatatatatatatgatttctGGAAAAATAATTGATCGAAAGCCGACAACACTACCCATGTGAGTGTCTGTTAGGCAAGTACAGACTACGGCCGGAGGTCTAAATTAGACTTtggaaatgtaaaaaaaaaatgatattttatggATGAAAATCACCTCTAAacacattatattattttatctgtttgatttatttttatatgCTAACACAAATTTTGTGAGCTAGACACAAATATAATGGTGTGGACATATCACGGGTAGATCAGTCCTACCAATTCAGTGTAAATGATGAAGATGCAAAACCAAATGACGTTTTCTAGTGCGTGAAAGTGACACTTCATGTCCAAGACATACAGACACTACCCCAGTTTAACCAACCAAATGTATTTCCATTCATCAGAATGAGCTGTTGCTGGACTTATTTCCCTCCGACTAACTCAATCCGTTTGCTAGCTAGAGACCTATTTCCAGTTCAAGCCACCACTGGAATCTAGCTCCTGTAAGTGAAATGAACTTCGAAAATGTCAAATATGAGTACAGGGCAGTTTAGTAACCTTAGGATGGCTCTTACAttaattgttgaagatgaactgtAGATTGAAACGCTAACGGAAAAGACAAATGAAATTAGAGCTTATACAGCAATATTCTTTGGACTTGAGTTGGAAGTCTCGCTCTAGGACACCCGGGTTGGCGAATCAAACATTCCGTTTGGTCGCAGTAACAAGCATCAGGCATTAATGAACATGGAAGTTTGTTAATTGTTATGCAATTTTGTCTCTTTAGATTTTCTTACCATTGTAGTAGCTGTGTCTGTGCCGACGTGCATGCGCGACTAGTCATACTTAGCCGTGTATATGCGTGTGAATTATGCTCATTAGCCTTCAATTAATTATGCATGCCAAGGCTTGAATGGACATAACGTATTTCCACCAAATTCTTCTCTCCCCGTTAATGCAAAATCTAGAGTACTTAattcttcttgattaattcttgTTAAAACCTATTTCCAgtagaataagaagaaaaaaaacataacatgtatatatatgtatataaatttCACATTCAATGAACAAAAATAATTGTTTAtgaaaccttaacatgtatataTGTATAAATATTGGGAAgaagagaatacaaaatttcacacTCAAAATGGCTTCTCTCGATCAGTTCTTTGTTGCTCTCATCATTGGTTTCATTTTGGTTTCCTCATTTGTCAATGCTGCTAGAACTGCCGGTTAGTATTTCTTTCGAAATATTTGTCTCCTATTTTCGGTTTCTTATAAGCATTTTTCTTTATCAAGTCAGATTGCACTTTCAACCTCCAACGATTCTACCACAAGTTCAATTTATAAATGTACAACTGATTTGACTTTTATGAATATACTATTTCATGTGAATATTGGAGACGTAGTGATGCGAGAAGATGTTCGCAGTTGTCACATGCTGTTGGATATCCCCAAAACATGCTCCCATAGTAAGGAGTGCACTGATCAATGTAAGAAACAAAATTTTCATGACGGTGGTATCTGTTTTCCTAATCCATACGACCATTCAGAACCTGACCGTTGCTGCTGCTATTTTGATATTCTGAAATCCAGGCGCCATATGTACTTGTCCTCATGATGCCGACCTAGTTGCGATTCTTGTACAAGTTAATAAGACATCTCTTTTGAATAGAAGATGAGTTCAATAAATATGATTCAGAACACTTAGCCATTTTTATTTATCATGTTGCGTTATAATTATCTCGCCCGTCCGTTCTACACTTGCTGCTTATCCTTTTACCTGCAAGCTTGTATGATATACTCACTCTTTTTTCGAAAAAGagatactatcactttttcaatGTGGCCTATTtttaagttaaaatgaaaaacTAACTGTATCTCTGTTTTAAAGACGGACGAAGTAGCATATTAGACCTTACAAGCCTAGTAAGACCATTGGTTCCATAAAGTTTCCTCCATTAAGCATTTACAAAAGGATAAAAGAAAAATCTGATAACAAGAAACTTAAATAGTCCATATGTAAGAATCAACAAGATGTCGTCCACAGGGAAAGGGAAACAGACGACTACAAAGTCATTACGAAACAATTTTACAAACTGTATAGCCCATCATCTGCCGCAAATGGGCGTGGTTAGGAAGAGCTCCGACAAGTGAAATGAACTCCAACAGTGTCACATTTGATTCAAGAATAAGGTAAACATCAACCAGTACTTTTGCAACCCTTGGAAATACATGGAGAAGTTAGACCATATTGAAACAGAACTCATGTTGCACCAATTTTGTGGAACTGAATCCATAGCTGAAATTTTTTAGTAAATGTGGTTGATGAATTATTCGCATAGATTGACAGGCTTCACACAGCCCAAAAAAAATGTAATAAAAGAAACACATATTTAAGACTTGTAATCCCATCATTTGAAGAATTTATTCGGCTGCAAACCTGTTGGGATCGTCTATGGAGGGCCATAACTCTGTCGCAAAAATCAGCATTTGTTACGACTAATGATATTTTCTACAGTTGGAAAATATCATATCGCATGGCTAACATTCATTTCTATTTTGTGTCTCAGACATGGTGGTGTAAGGCAGAATCCAAAGATTCAGGATAGAGGTTTTTGGCATGTATGCGGCCAAGTTTGAAATAATATCCTCATAATATCTTTGTTCccttggtgaatatcttccaagTCTGTTGTTTATCTATTCTAGCTTCGCTTGTCTTGGCATGGGGTACACCTTACTTTGCCTTTTTCCATATTTTGGCTTCGCTCATCTTTGTTCCCTCTTTGGCTTCTTTGTGTCCATATTTTGCAATATGGTCACTGTGATAAGGCATTATGTGAATCTAACACTTGTGTTCTACCGGAAAAACTATGATTAATGCAGACAGTaaccatggatttttcagttGTTAGAGGGAGCTCAGGGAGGCAACAAAACCTGCTGCTGCATCATACTTGCAATTACAAAATACTGCCCTCTGAAGCTTGAACTAAAACCAGGATTTATTACTACCACACCACTGTCCACTAGTCATTCTTAGCTGTATTATTATATATGCTATGAATCATCCCTTCAATTATTGTCCGTATCAAGCCGTATATTGAACACCTTTTCTCTCCCTTTGCTCTCATATTTGGTTTACTCGTTTGCGAACGCTGCTAGAACTGTTGGCCAGCGGCAGTGTTTCGTTTTGTATTTATTATACGTTGCATTATCATCTGTTATCATCTTCTCGTACAAATGCTGCTTATCTTTACACTAGTATTAAGGCAGCATGATATGCGACAGGGTCTCAAATCAGACTGACAATATATTGTGGTTTGCGTTTAGGATGCTCTTTTTATTGAAAATGAAATGTACATAAAAGCCAATGGAAAAGACAAACGAAATCAGTAACAGGCATGACGCATTATTGATCATGGAAGTTTATTATGCAATTTTgtctctttatttattttatttttcttaccaTTGTAGTAGCTTCAAACACATacgttttattaaaataaaaagaaaatcagCACAATTTTTTAACTTATCTCATCAATTGAAGAATTTACTCCGCTGCACACCAGTTGGGATCACATACGCACGGCCACATGTCTTTCGCGAGCAGAAATTACCTTTTGTCACCCATGGAGGAATTGTTGTACGATAACTAAACATAGGACATACACCCCTCGCTCAAAAGCTTGAAATATGTATTGTCATTAGCCAAAGAGCGATTAGAAGAATTTAATTATAGTACTTATGCTTTCTTAGCAAGCCAGTGGAGGTTTTCCGCTAGTAAGTTTCAATTTACGATGTTATCTTTCAGTAAATGTGTAATGGTTTTCTCGCATTTTGTTTACTTTTGAATAAATGGGATCCTTAAGAGATTACGTAGATTTtatctaaaaacaaaagaaaacaaaaccttGTTGGATGAGCAAGGTCAAAGGTATTACAAGGATCATACCTAGCTAGAAGTAATGGATAGAGCGGTCGGGTTTCCAAGGCTCTCGGTCTTGGATCAACGTGAAGAAATTCAAGGTCTACATTTTAAAGAGAAGTGGTAGTAGAGTCTTATCCTTTGCTTGCATTTTCAGTTGTAGAAGGGCCAAGTGCGCCATCAATTTTCTCATTCCATTTTTCCTTAAAATGTAAACCTTGACCTTTTTTTTAACGTTGATCAAGCCTATGAGCCTAGCTAGGTACCTCACATCATTGTACTCTTAGCCTTGCTCATCCAACAAGGTAATAAAAGTgtcttttttctttctattttttttgaCATAAAGCATCTTAAGAGTCCcatgttaacaaaaaaaaaattacgcaAGAAAGCTATTATACTAAGAGATAACGTCATAGATAAAACATACAAGCCAAAAACCTCCCACGGACTTAAAAAGGAAGCGCAACTATAATCAAACTTGGTATATCAGGTCTTGACTAGATTGACTAGATCGGAAAAGTAATGATCCGAGGTTGAAGGATTTTTTTGAGCTTCAACTTATCATGCACATAAGCCTAAACTAGTCAACTCATCaggaggaaaaaagaaaagaaaatacaattgtttcaGACGCTGTTATTCCTATAAAcatgaataataataatatatatttctTCCAACCGCAGCGTATCTTAAACGATGCTCATTTTATTGATTCTAAGTAAATAAACTTTGCCTTACCAGAATAAACTGCAACAAGAGAGTGGCGATCGTAAACCCGATCTGAGCCAAGGACTTATCGTTGTAGTCGAGATTTCGCCATATTTTGCATACTAAGAGAAACTGATTCAACAAGTAAACGTGAAAGAATGTTTATTAGGGAACTGCTCATCGCCGATAAAACACCTGAAACCCTATAAGCCGAGTAGCCTAGAAAGGGATGGAAAGAATTAGGGTTTTACTTTTAGCTAATCAAAAGACCTAAAGGCCTAGACAAAATTAACTcccacattgaactttgagaaaaTCCTCGCTTCCTGTTGGCTGAAATaggtcttttttgagttttgtgaaacgagcgttttggtgaggacattTTGCAACGTataattggtttaaaaatttcttaatttaacgtgtttggaattttatggaaattCAAATTCGACTTGgaagtcgaatacctaccatattaggatttttttccccaaattaacacatataagaaaaaaagaagaaaaaaacccacatattttatgcaaaaataaaaggaaaaaatcaatttatgtgaaaataaaaaggaaaaatttgATAAAATTTGCACATATTTACTATATTtgttccacctatttaatgtattgcctcgccacaccaaatcaaaaatacatctccatGGGACGGGGCGAAGTCCCGCAACTCACCGAATCGAAATGCATCTCCAAAAAAAACCACATATTTTatgcaaaaataaaaggaaaaaatcaatttatgtgaaaataaaaaggaaaaatttaataaaatttgcaCATATTTCCTATATTtgttccacctatttaatgtattgcctcgccacaccaaatcaaaaatacattttcACGGGGCCGGGCAAAGTCCCGGGACTCACCAAATCGAAAATGCATCTccacggggcggggcgaagccTGCGACtcaccaagttaaaagaaaaaaaatccagttgcgtagcacgggcacaaatctaatagctatataaatatatatatatataggtataGGTAGCACCAGTTGGGCCAGTCGCAGCTTATAGGGCCTGACAGCCTGAACAACGGGCATGGCCAGGGCCCAGGGTGCATGATGCATCCAGAAAATGCAGGCATAGGAAGGTGATGCCCAATAATGATGCATTTGGCCGGTGAATTCATCATTGGCACGGCAAGACTAGAAGAATGTGTCAGGCATATAACCTTGACGGTTACGAATTAGTTATGTATGCTTCCTAGATGAGGAACTCCCATTTCAACCTAGGAGTTAGTCAGCGTACATCTAGCACAAAGTAAAGTATGTAAGTGTTTGGAAGTTATTCAGTAAAATAGCTTTTCTAAGATTATCCATATGGAGGAAAGAAGAGTTGAGGTGGCCAGAATTTTAGGAGTAAAGCAAATGGAGATTAGTGACAAATATTTTGGGCATCAACTACTTAAACCTACACACCAAAATGCTTCGTTTGATTTTCTTAATGATAAATTCGATGCGAAACTTGCAGGGTGGAAGGGATGTCATTTATCTCATGCTGGGAGAACTATATTAATACAATCAGTCCTGGGACTTATTCTTCCCTACTACATGACAACTTCTATCATCTCTAAGAAGGCGGTGGATGCTCTAAGAAGAACTATAAAAAACTTTTGGTGGGGCCATACTACATTCACTTATACCTCCCTACTACATTCACTTGTAGCCTTATCCTGCTTTCATCCATTTGGCCCTCTCCCTCTTTTCGATGTTTTTACTTGGCGTACTTCTTGACTATTTGAAGCATTCTCTTTATGACTAATTACCCCCTACACTAtcttagcagcagcagcaatagctACAACCTTAGCAGCTGAAGCAGCAGCAGCTGCTGATGCACACTTCTCTTGATTATTCCCAAACCTCCACAACGTTTGCACCTTGGAGGTCTCTAGATATATTCCACGGGAATTTGAATCTGCACCTTACCTACCATTGCATCAATATAAGAAGGAAATTCAGAGTCCAAAGCTACTTCAATACATGCTCTAGCATAAGCCATTCTTGACCTAGTTAATGTCTGCTTGTCCAACATCAAAGGAACTCCTATGACACTAGCAAGCTTCCCCAATCCCCTAGCATTCCACAGATGCAGAGGCACTTTCCTTGTTGATCCGAATGGGAATTGTCTTGAATTCTTCCTTCAATTTTCATACCCGCTTAACAGTATTCTTCACCAACTGAAATGCCAATATCCTTCCAACAAAACAACCAACAACCATGTCCTCACAGTTGCGAACATCCTTCTCAATCTCCTCCTCTGaaaacaccatcatcttcttaccCTCAACCAGAGACGGTGATTCGAAAGGTAAAGGATCCTGAGTCCCCTTATCTTGCTCTCGCGGGAGAAGATCTGACCACTTAAGAGATTCCATATGCCCCGAACCAGAACTACCAGTAACCCTAACTCCATCTTCCATTTGAGAACCAGTAACCATAGAAAAAGATAAgaaacactacaccattttttagAGATTAGCAACGGACTTTGCCTATTGCTGACTGGGGCCACAATGGCAGATCCCTATTGCAGAACACCGTGTTGCATTTTTTCGCAACGGCATAATCTCTGTTGCGACTGTGTTTATTCGCAACTGAGATCTGCCGTTGCTAAGCTGTTTCTAATTACAGGAATACCCCTACCCGGAACTAAATattattggttctggttctaatttattggttctggttctaaCTTAGCAACAAGTTAACGATGTTACTAATATTTTGCAACAGATAAAAAAAGAATTCAACTCtccattgacctggtcaaaatccagGTACCCCACATTTACCCCCTTGCAATTACCCAGTTCCCATATTCATCATTTCCACATATATATACAAACTACAATGTCATTCATTAATTCAACAGAAATACAGAAAAGATTCTTGAATTGAAGTTAACAAAAAATATGAGTATTCGATACAAATGTATACTAAGTATCACAACAAAAACTTAGTTCCTAAGTTCAGTTCATAGAAACTTATGAAATTCCTAAGTTCTTGCAACTGCTAAGGGACCTAATGGTTGTGGCTTTGTTCTCCAACCTTTCTTATCTCACAAGAGAGCATCATTCAATAAACCTGCGAACAAAGCATCGATGCTTATAGAGCCAATTTAGTGAGATCATCAAATTCTTCCAATCAGATATCGCAGCGAGCGTTTATAGAGCCAATTTAGTGTAATAACTGAATTAACATATTGGAAAAATATATAATAAGAAAAATAAGAGAACAGAAAAAAAGCTTACAGCAACTGGGAGGCCCATTTGTACAGAGAGGAAGAGCACCAAACAATGCAACTAAACATGTCATGACGTCGTACTTGTTAACCCTCTAGAACCTGATGGTTCATTGCCATCAATTTGATAATTTCCTAGTGAAGTAAAAGTCCTTCTAACTACAATACCTTCTTGTAAATTGAGGTACACATCTTAGAAATTAGCAAACGAAGTCGTATAGACTCCGCCGGTTTGTAGACTTACGTACAAATTTTAATCCATAAATGTTTATTGAGAAAAAAACAACAGAACTGAAGAGCTTATCTTTAAGAGCTTTGAGAGCTGGTTCCAGGACTGAAAAAAGTGTGAACTGCACAAACAGAACAAAGAAGATTAAAACAATGATATTAAACTAATAATTTATCTGTTTTGGCAGGCTGAGTAACAGAAAATAAAGAGGGGCATGCGAAAATGTTATCAAGTAGGACCAACTCACCATCAATGTCCAGTTGAAAATGAAAGCAATTACAATGCATGTTTCCCCACCAATAACATAAGCTCTTCCCTTTACATGTAAGTGGCTGGTGTACACTCGACGACGGTTCTGCTACCTGTCAAAAGATTTGTATGAATATAAGGGTTAAAAAGCGTCTTTGAGCATCTTATATTTcgaaaaaaataaacaatttttATGCAAACTTATGAGCTATTAAATTTGCTCAAACTCTCTTGTATGATGACAAGAGTTTTCAGAATCAACCCCTCGAAATATCGGAAGTATTTATATCATGCTTGCATTCATATAAAATGGATTGTCGGTCCAGGGTAAGACAACACATGAGACATGACTTGTTCTTGTAGGATACATATAATCATGGAGAGTATGGGACCGACTCCAAACATTCACCCATTATCTCAACTCAGACAGGTGTGTCAACAACTGAAAATGGGATT
This DNA window, taken from Papaver somniferum cultivar HN1 chromosome 3, ASM357369v1, whole genome shotgun sequence, encodes the following:
- the LOC113361056 gene encoding root phototropism protein 3-like, encoding MKKVSPPADSTVISTTSPTKYTRKFWFDDACILDMDHFIKNLYVIKEKGVRPDLISSIIANYASKWLPDLSTEEPMKSPATLTGSPESVTALWMKKRFFVETLVGILPSEKNSVPCDFLLRLLRTANMVGVEMNYRAELEKRISLQLDQATLKELMIPAFDHTCGTLLDVELVLRLVHRFLNLDEVSKSGTSLVKVARLIDAYLAETALDTNLSLLEFISLAGALPNHARIVDDGLYRAIDTYLKVHPNVSKQERKILCRVIDSQKLSPEASYHAAQNERLPVRAVIQVLYSEQTKLNRQLDWSGSFSGLRSPNPPPEAPPVRCHSKRDMANQHIEIKRLREDVYRLQNQCNTMQGQIERLMEKKKGIFRWKKLAVPMFQSVNTVGRIEDGEAEDKVGQTPVNMKTKLVRTPGRWRKSMS